A single region of the Demequina sp. genome encodes:
- a CDS encoding thermonuclease family protein: MRVHRRLAIAVATLVVAGFAVVPTATAAPLPTGSSTYKVVRVIDGDTVKLSNGTTVRLIGFDTPEKGKCGYAAATKKMKALVLGKKVKVTNPSSVKNTDHYGRALRSISVNGKDVGASMIWAGLANARYDKLDGYQSHPLQARYRSLDKKVHHKCGSAVDKVGEKKSSSSSSSGSSATGNEPWNRPGPDLDCSDIRKKVRITGPDYHRLDADGDGWGCESWG; encoded by the coding sequence GTGCGCGTTCATCGCCGTCTTGCCATCGCCGTTGCCACGCTCGTGGTTGCCGGCTTCGCCGTAGTCCCCACCGCGACCGCGGCGCCGTTGCCGACCGGCTCATCGACCTACAAGGTGGTTCGAGTCATCGATGGCGACACCGTCAAACTCTCCAACGGCACCACCGTGCGCCTCATCGGCTTCGACACGCCCGAGAAGGGCAAGTGCGGCTACGCCGCGGCCACCAAGAAGATGAAGGCGCTGGTGCTCGGCAAGAAGGTCAAGGTTACCAACCCGTCGTCGGTGAAGAACACAGACCACTACGGGCGGGCGCTCCGCTCTATCTCCGTCAACGGCAAGGACGTGGGCGCTTCGATGATCTGGGCCGGGCTCGCGAACGCACGCTACGACAAGCTCGACGGTTACCAATCGCACCCGCTGCAGGCGCGCTACCGCAGCCTCGACAAGAAGGTGCACCACAAGTGCGGAAGCGCGGTGGACAAGGTGGGCGAGAAGAAGTCGTCGTCCAGTTCGAGCTCCGGCTCCAGCGCCACCGGCAACGAGCCGTGGAACCGTCCGGGGCCAGACCTCGACTGCAGCGACATCCGCAAGAAGGTGCGCATCACCGGTCCGGACTACCACCGCCTCGACGCGGACGGCGACGGCTGGGGTTGCGAGTCGTGGGGCTAA
- a CDS encoding C40 family peptidase has product MASPAEAFASDLELSSTTPDPEISAVSDSSLAETSASELAAQEAAAAKVAAQAKAVAIAKKRAAESKKLVSTAKRYIGVRYKRGGTSPKTGFDCSGFTRYVYKAAGKSIPRTSSAQRHAGKTVSRAKARPGDLVWFTDVHHVAIYAGNGYIIDAPKPGKKVAKRKLWTSHVKYIRVAG; this is encoded by the coding sequence ATGGCCTCGCCCGCCGAAGCCTTCGCTTCGGACCTAGAACTCTCTTCCACCACGCCCGACCCCGAGATCTCGGCAGTGTCGGATTCGTCGCTCGCGGAGACCTCCGCGTCGGAGCTCGCAGCTCAAGAAGCAGCAGCCGCCAAAGTGGCGGCGCAGGCGAAGGCCGTGGCGATCGCCAAGAAGCGCGCCGCCGAGTCCAAGAAGCTCGTCAGCACCGCCAAGAGGTACATCGGCGTTAGGTACAAGCGCGGCGGCACGAGCCCCAAGACGGGATTCGACTGCTCCGGCTTCACGCGGTACGTGTACAAGGCGGCAGGCAAGAGCATCCCGAGGACTAGCAGTGCGCAGCGCCACGCTGGCAAGACCGTCTCGCGCGCGAAGGCGCGGCCCGGTGACCTCGTGTGGTTCACCGACGTCCATCACGTTGCGATCTACGCAGGGAACGGCTACATCATCGACGCACCGAAGCCCGGCAAGAAGGTCGCCAAGCGCAAACTTTGGACCAGCCACGTGAAGTACATCAGGGTGGCTGGCTGA
- a CDS encoding cytochrome c biogenesis protein DipZ, which translates to MLTLIVVGVVSGAITAISPCVLPVLPAILTSSLQDGAANRRRPFVVVGGLVASFAVFTLIGGALISFLHLPDDFLRWAGIVTLAVVGLGLAWPWLGHVLERPFVNTRLPRLRRDGNGFVMGLALGLVFVPCAGPILAAITVLAATNGVSWGLLVLTLSFSVGIAIPLLVFGVAGQAMGSRIKPVRNNLGALRVASGVVLMATALVIATNVAEPLQRAVPGFLADAQSRIEDSQTVRTELDGLKGKPATASDGLGRYMSFDECSYVPDTLNNCGPERPLEGITAWLNTPGGAPLSLADLKGKVVLLDFWTYSCINCQRTLPYVTAWYDKYKADGLVVIGVHTPEFGFEKVEGNVVAASARYGVTYPVALDNDYATWNAWDQRYWPAHYLIDQTGTVRQVSYGEGDYGETEMLIQQLLKTGAEPTVAPTAAATLTRNRSLESYVGYARMQYGDNDIVRDKAHVYTLNPTVRGNHFSLGGTWTVGPEHATAGRDAKLSLNFYAADAHLVLGGTGTVTVELAGDPSATRVLSVSGEPDLYTLYQGEPVAGVLTLTFTPGIEAYAFTFG; encoded by the coding sequence GTGCTGACCCTCATCGTCGTCGGTGTGGTCTCCGGCGCGATCACCGCCATCAGCCCGTGCGTGCTGCCGGTGCTCCCGGCCATCCTGACCTCGTCGCTGCAGGACGGCGCGGCCAACCGCCGCCGCCCGTTCGTGGTCGTGGGCGGCCTCGTCGCGAGTTTCGCGGTGTTCACCCTCATCGGCGGCGCCCTGATTTCCTTCCTGCATCTGCCCGACGACTTCTTGCGCTGGGCGGGCATCGTCACCCTCGCGGTGGTCGGGTTGGGCTTGGCGTGGCCGTGGCTTGGGCATGTTTTGGAGCGGCCGTTCGTGAACACGCGGCTTCCGAGACTGCGGCGGGACGGGAACGGCTTTGTCATGGGGCTCGCTCTTGGGCTTGTGTTTGTGCCGTGCGCCGGCCCGATCCTCGCCGCCATCACCGTGCTCGCCGCCACCAACGGGGTGAGCTGGGGTCTGCTGGTGCTGACGCTCTCGTTCTCCGTTGGGATCGCGATCCCGCTGCTGGTGTTTGGCGTTGCCGGCCAGGCGATGGGCTCGCGGATCAAGCCGGTGCGCAACAACCTGGGCGCGCTGCGCGTGGCCTCCGGCGTGGTGCTCATGGCGACCGCGCTCGTCATCGCGACCAACGTGGCCGAGCCGCTGCAGCGCGCCGTCCCCGGATTCCTCGCCGACGCTCAGTCGCGGATAGAAGACAGCCAAACCGTGCGCACGGAACTGGACGGACTCAAGGGAAAGCCAGCCACAGCGTCGGACGGGCTTGGGCGGTACATGAGCTTTGACGAGTGCTCCTACGTGCCGGACACGCTCAACAACTGCGGGCCCGAACGGCCGCTCGAGGGCATCACGGCCTGGCTGAACACGCCGGGCGGCGCGCCGCTGAGCCTCGCCGACCTCAAGGGCAAGGTGGTGCTGCTCGATTTCTGGACGTACTCGTGCATCAACTGCCAGCGGACGCTGCCGTATGTGACGGCCTGGTACGACAAGTACAAGGCGGACGGGCTGGTGGTGATCGGGGTGCACACGCCGGAGTTCGGGTTCGAGAAGGTGGAGGGGAACGTGGTGGCGGCGTCGGCGCGGTATGGGGTGACGTATCCGGTGGCGCTCGACAACGACTACGCCACCTGGAACGCCTGGGACCAGCGGTATTGGCCCGCGCACTACCTGATTGACCAGACCGGCACCGTGCGCCAGGTGAGCTACGGCGAGGGCGACTACGGCGAGACCGAGATGCTCATCCAGCAGCTGCTCAAGACCGGCGCGGAGCCGACGGTGGCGCCCACTGCTGCCGCGACGCTGACGCGGAACCGCAGCCTCGAGAGCTACGTGGGGTACGCGCGGATGCAGTACGGGGACAACGACATCGTGCGCGACAAGGCGCATGTGTACACGCTGAACCCGACCGTTCGTGGCAACCACTTCTCGCTCGGCGGGACGTGGACGGTTGGGCCGGAGCACGCGACGGCCGGGCGCGACGCGAAGCTGTCGCTCAACTTCTACGCAGCGGACGCGCACCTGGTGCTGGGTGGGACCGGGACGGTGACGGTGGAACTCGCTGGGGATCCGTCGGCGACGCGGGTTCTTAGTGTCTCCGGCGAGCCCGATCTGTACACGCTCTACCAGGGCGAACCTGTTGCGGGCGTGCTGACGCTGACGTTCACGCCTGGGATAGAGGCGTACGCGTTCACGTTTGGGTAG
- a CDS encoding Dam family site-specific DNA-(adenine-N6)-methyltransferase — MTFARDAGQRNPMVRPVVKWVGGKRQLLSKIAPLIPRDDGRYFEPFVGGGAVLFATQPHRAVVNDANSGLIEVYEVLRDDLRGLLAELREHVNTAEHYYSVRDWDRDPKAFAAMSPARRAARFIYLNKTCYNGLYRVNASGLFNTPFGHYAKPAIVDEPPSRRYMSTSAAPKRN; from the coding sequence ATGACGTTCGCGCGCGACGCTGGCCAGCGCAACCCCATGGTCCGTCCAGTGGTGAAGTGGGTCGGAGGCAAGCGGCAGTTGCTGTCCAAGATCGCTCCCTTGATTCCTCGGGACGATGGTCGGTACTTCGAACCATTCGTCGGCGGGGGCGCTGTCCTCTTTGCCACGCAGCCGCATAGGGCGGTGGTAAACGACGCAAACTCTGGCCTCATTGAGGTTTACGAGGTGCTTCGCGACGACCTCCGTGGCCTGCTCGCCGAGTTGCGAGAGCACGTGAACACGGCTGAGCACTACTACTCCGTGCGCGACTGGGATAGGGACCCGAAGGCGTTCGCGGCGATGTCGCCAGCCCGCCGTGCAGCGCGGTTCATATACCTCAACAAGACTTGCTACAACGGGCTCTATCGCGTGAACGCATCGGGCCTGTTCAACACGCCGTTCGGGCACTATGCCAAACCTGCGATCGTCGATGAGCCGCCCTCCAGGCGGTACATGAGTACCTCTGCAGCGCCAAAGCGCAACTGA
- a CDS encoding DUF1778 domain-containing protein yields the protein MVKSPGLLDNRIAIRISATDRELVVRAAASTGASASEFARDILRVSAQRTLADRTEFVLSPEETVLWEGTHGTARAGP from the coding sequence ATGGTCAAGTCCCCAGGTCTGCTGGACAACCGCATTGCAATCCGCATCTCCGCCACCGACCGCGAACTCGTGGTTCGCGCGGCCGCATCGACTGGCGCGTCCGCCTCCGAGTTCGCGCGCGACATCTTGCGCGTTTCGGCTCAACGGACGCTCGCCGATCGCACGGAGTTCGTGCTCTCGCCCGAGGAGACCGTGCTGTGGGAGGGGACTCATGGAACGGCCCGTGCGGGACCTTGA
- a CDS encoding sugar ABC transporter permease, translating to MPNAVPGRGESAAASPGKRSLGWRRHLPAYLFLLPGLLVFTLVMLYPTVQAFNISLHEWSVVPGRDSTFVGLANYVRAIHDPVFWRSMVNGAVYVIATVVPQLLLGLGLALALDKPLRGRTAFRVLIYIPVISSWVVVSLLFRYLFATDNGLVNFLTGADVDWFGGRWTAMFAIISLGLWKGVGWAMLIFLAALQSVPRELHEAAEVDGAGPLRRFTAVTLPAIRRTFVFVSVLLVIGGFNVYVSVRLMTDGGPSDWTQVPLTYLYRQAFSFLDFGYGSAIAFMLTVIVFCISMVQLRLGRHDDEESPA from the coding sequence ATGCCCAACGCAGTGCCCGGTCGCGGGGAGTCCGCGGCCGCCAGCCCAGGGAAGCGCTCTCTGGGCTGGCGCCGCCACCTTCCCGCGTACCTATTCCTACTGCCAGGGCTGCTCGTCTTTACGCTGGTCATGCTCTACCCAACCGTGCAGGCGTTCAACATCAGCCTTCACGAATGGAGTGTTGTGCCGGGGCGCGATTCCACCTTCGTTGGCCTCGCCAACTACGTGCGAGCGATACACGATCCCGTGTTCTGGCGCAGCATGGTGAATGGAGCTGTCTACGTCATCGCGACTGTCGTTCCGCAGCTGCTCCTCGGTCTGGGACTCGCCCTCGCGCTCGACAAGCCATTACGTGGTCGAACGGCCTTCCGCGTACTCATCTACATTCCCGTTATCTCCAGTTGGGTCGTCGTGTCCCTGTTGTTCCGCTACCTGTTCGCCACCGACAACGGGCTCGTAAACTTCCTCACCGGAGCCGATGTCGACTGGTTCGGCGGGCGGTGGACCGCTATGTTCGCGATCATCTCGCTTGGGCTCTGGAAGGGCGTCGGGTGGGCGATGCTCATCTTCCTGGCGGCGCTCCAGTCAGTGCCTCGCGAACTGCACGAGGCAGCAGAAGTTGATGGCGCGGGGCCACTCAGACGATTCACCGCCGTGACCCTTCCAGCTATTCGACGAACGTTCGTGTTCGTCTCAGTGCTGCTCGTCATCGGAGGCTTCAACGTCTACGTCTCCGTGCGCCTCATGACGGACGGCGGGCCCTCCGACTGGACCCAGGTTCCCCTGACCTATCTCTACCGACAGGCGTTCAGCTTCCTTGACTTTGGCTATGGCTCTGCGATCGCGTTCATGCTCACGGTCATCGTGTTCTGCATCTCCATGGTCCAGCTGAGGCTAGGCCGTCACGACGACGAGGAGTCGCCTGCATGA
- a CDS encoding nucleotide pyrophosphohydrolase has product MTEIDSIRELTAQIREFAVERDWEKFHDPKSLILALVGEVGELAELFQWIPTDGALEEFAKPERKQRAAEEISDVLIYLLRLADVLGIDVTEAAPAKLADSRERFSPLAFDGTAPLKN; this is encoded by the coding sequence ATGACTGAGATCGACTCCATCCGTGAACTCACCGCCCAGATCCGCGAGTTCGCGGTCGAGCGCGACTGGGAGAAGTTCCACGACCCCAAATCGCTGATCTTGGCGCTCGTGGGCGAGGTCGGGGAACTCGCAGAACTGTTCCAGTGGATCCCCACCGACGGTGCGCTCGAGGAGTTCGCCAAGCCGGAGCGCAAGCAACGGGCAGCCGAGGAAATCAGCGATGTGCTGATCTATCTGTTGAGACTGGCGGATGTGCTAGGCATCGATGTCACTGAGGCGGCACCTGCCAAACTCGCGGACTCGCGAGAACGCTTCTCGCCCCTTGCTTTCGACGGCACGGCACCGCTCAAGAACTAA
- a CDS encoding ROK family protein — protein MSRAELGRALGLSSAMSSIVTKQMMREGLLHELEEFASAQRGRPARLLALSTTAGNAIGVKLSRDHVTLVEIAIGAPLSVRSATEPLDPTAATYVPELVSIIERFVQGSRSELLGIGVAVPGTVDSQDSGIVDSLELNMQGFPLGSTLRRALSIPVIIENSVNSLAVAERIFGLGRHHETFMVLSVGEEIGAAFFVDGMLLRGASNSAGEIAHVQVDPSGPACPCGNRGCLQAVIGPDALVDAARSRGVIGAHATITALGAAADAEDQAAQRVFEAAGRVLGGTLAIMVQAFDPEIVIVLGGATASWRHWSFGFEPALRSALPPTRRGVPVSAEPWQDISWAQGAASLVFATPFDTEGIAGSQGEMVRQRMFGRTLTAET, from the coding sequence ATGTCGCGCGCTGAACTGGGCAGGGCACTGGGCCTGTCATCGGCGATGTCATCCATCGTCACCAAGCAGATGATGCGCGAGGGCCTCTTGCACGAGCTCGAAGAGTTCGCGTCCGCGCAGCGCGGCAGGCCCGCGCGCCTCCTCGCTCTGAGTACTACCGCCGGCAACGCGATCGGAGTCAAGCTGAGCCGCGATCATGTCACACTCGTCGAGATCGCGATCGGCGCGCCGCTGTCGGTGCGGTCCGCGACCGAGCCGCTCGACCCGACCGCAGCCACATATGTCCCCGAACTCGTGTCAATCATCGAGCGCTTCGTCCAGGGCAGTCGCAGTGAACTGTTGGGCATAGGAGTCGCCGTCCCTGGCACCGTGGACTCACAAGACTCGGGGATTGTCGACTCCCTCGAGCTGAACATGCAAGGGTTCCCGCTTGGATCCACACTTCGCCGTGCGCTGTCGATCCCGGTGATAATCGAGAACTCAGTGAACTCGCTTGCCGTGGCGGAGCGCATCTTTGGGCTGGGCCGCCACCACGAGACCTTCATGGTCTTGAGCGTTGGTGAGGAGATCGGAGCTGCCTTCTTCGTCGACGGAATGCTGCTCCGCGGCGCATCTAACTCCGCTGGCGAGATCGCGCACGTGCAGGTGGATCCCTCTGGCCCAGCTTGCCCATGCGGCAATCGAGGTTGCCTGCAAGCCGTCATCGGACCTGATGCCCTTGTCGACGCAGCCCGTTCGCGCGGAGTCATCGGTGCGCACGCAACGATTACTGCCCTCGGGGCTGCGGCCGATGCGGAGGACCAGGCGGCACAGAGGGTTTTCGAGGCCGCTGGGCGCGTCCTTGGCGGCACGCTCGCGATCATGGTGCAGGCCTTCGATCCGGAAATCGTCATTGTCCTTGGCGGAGCGACAGCGTCCTGGCGGCACTGGTCCTTTGGATTTGAGCCGGCGCTGCGATCAGCGTTGCCGCCAACGCGACGCGGCGTGCCTGTGTCAGCTGAACCCTGGCAGGACATCAGCTGGGCGCAGGGCGCCGCGTCGCTCGTCTTTGCCACCCCCTTCGACACCGAAGGCATCGCAGGTTCCCAGGGGGAAATGGTTCGTCAGCGCATGTTTGGCAGGACGCTCACGGCCGAGACCTAG
- a CDS encoding plasmid pRiA4b ORF-3 family protein, whose translation MDIASHGPFHDPWRRPEPNLRPAPATPRGFRIRVDLLETKPPVWRRIEVPGDILLPRLHEVLQAAMGWTDSHLHRFRTGNERNAPEFLTQFDLDEGGEGMLEDDVRLDQLVAAEGDRLWYDYDFGDGWDHVLRVEKVFDAPPAKPSCVAGKLACPPEDCGGPWAYRELADWVRSGYDAGRVPDQFADAAEALMWLPEGWHPDTFDVAEANAAVASLIA comes from the coding sequence ATGGATATCGCGAGCCACGGCCCCTTCCACGACCCCTGGCGTCGGCCCGAGCCCAACCTCCGCCCTGCCCCAGCGACCCCGAGAGGCTTCCGCATCCGTGTGGACCTCTTGGAAACCAAGCCCCCGGTGTGGCGCCGCATCGAGGTTCCGGGAGACATCCTCCTGCCCCGGCTGCACGAGGTGCTCCAGGCCGCGATGGGTTGGACGGACAGCCACCTGCACCGTTTCCGCACGGGCAACGAGCGCAACGCTCCCGAGTTCCTCACCCAGTTCGACCTCGACGAAGGTGGCGAGGGCATGCTCGAAGACGATGTGCGCCTGGATCAGCTCGTCGCCGCCGAGGGCGATCGCCTCTGGTACGACTACGACTTCGGAGACGGTTGGGACCACGTCCTGCGCGTTGAGAAGGTGTTCGACGCTCCCCCGGCCAAGCCGTCATGCGTCGCCGGCAAGCTCGCCTGCCCACCTGAGGACTGCGGCGGCCCGTGGGCCTACCGCGAACTCGCAGACTGGGTGCGTAGCGGCTACGACGCAGGGCGGGTGCCGGACCAGTTCGCCGATGCTGCAGAAGCACTCATGTGGCTGCCCGAGGGGTGGCATCCTGACACGTTTGATGTCGCCGAGGCGAACGCGGCGGTCGCTTCACTTATCGCCTAG
- a CDS encoding extracellular solute-binding protein — protein MKHKIWGVAALAAATLLVTACSSTPDESGSSSAPSTPVEITFWHAYNADSQEVALLEDTLIPEFEAAHKDIKVKQVAVPYDDLHQKLVTAVAGGELPDVVRSDIIWVPELANLGVLEPLDTLMDDFGSIKDAVYPGPLDTGKWDGHYYGAPLATNTRVYLSNPDTYAKAGVEVPTTQQELVAVAPAIKKAGAYAFADNDLSGWNVLPWIWSAGGDLMDADLTTAQGYANSAASVSGVELLYNLYKDGYIPPIITQGGQDGTEDGLGSGEFASTLNGPWDFPIIAGSYPDLQLGSSQALSGAGGSISVVGGEDLVITAASEKKDAAAEWVRFLLSGGRAAPTCRRGTDVGSEVPGRRDGLNSALLRGVRDPARHGSATSGYARVERD, from the coding sequence ATGAAGCACAAGATTTGGGGCGTCGCCGCACTGGCGGCAGCAACGCTCCTGGTAACCGCGTGTTCTAGCACGCCCGACGAGTCCGGGAGCAGTTCCGCACCGTCGACTCCGGTGGAGATCACCTTCTGGCACGCGTACAACGCGGACTCGCAAGAGGTGGCGTTGCTCGAAGACACCCTGATTCCGGAGTTCGAAGCGGCTCACAAGGACATCAAGGTCAAGCAGGTGGCCGTCCCCTACGACGATTTGCACCAGAAGCTCGTGACGGCCGTCGCGGGCGGCGAACTGCCTGACGTTGTGCGCTCCGACATCATTTGGGTGCCCGAGCTCGCAAACCTCGGTGTTCTGGAGCCTCTCGACACGCTCATGGATGACTTTGGCTCCATCAAGGACGCGGTCTATCCCGGTCCTCTCGACACCGGCAAGTGGGACGGCCACTACTACGGAGCGCCGCTCGCGACAAACACGCGCGTGTACCTCTCGAACCCGGACACCTACGCCAAGGCTGGCGTTGAAGTTCCCACGACCCAGCAGGAGCTCGTTGCGGTGGCGCCCGCGATCAAGAAAGCAGGCGCGTACGCATTTGCTGACAATGACCTCTCCGGCTGGAATGTGTTGCCTTGGATTTGGTCCGCAGGCGGAGACCTGATGGATGCCGACCTTACGACCGCGCAGGGCTATGCGAACAGTGCAGCATCTGTCAGCGGCGTCGAGTTGCTCTACAACCTGTACAAGGACGGATACATCCCGCCAATCATCACCCAGGGCGGCCAGGACGGCACAGAAGATGGTCTCGGATCCGGCGAGTTCGCCAGCACGCTCAACGGACCGTGGGACTTCCCGATCATCGCCGGAAGCTACCCAGATTTGCAGCTCGGCTCGTCCCAGGCCCTCAGCGGCGCCGGTGGATCGATCAGTGTTGTCGGCGGCGAAGACCTTGTCATTACGGCGGCTTCGGAGAAGAAGGATGCGGCCGCTGAGTGGGTCCGATTCCTCCTCTCTGGAGGACGCGCAGCGCCAACTTGCAGGCGTGGGACAGATGTCGGTTCTGAAGTCCCTGGGCGACGAGATGGTCTCAATTCAGCCCTACTACGCGGAGTTCGTGACCCAGCTCGCCACGGCTCGGCCACGTCCGGCTACGCCCGCGTGGAACGAGATTGA
- a CDS encoding DUF2075 domain-containing protein — MATPGALPESRLPQARIERHPFTPQALAAWQDATNRHRNWPVVYTLTNTREVYVGETVNAAARMRQHLDAKEKQHLEEVRIILDDTFNKSACLDLESFLIRMFSGDGQLTVLNRNDGVTDANYFQRETYREQFEQIFEQLRTQGLFAKRIPEIVNSDLFKLSPFKALNADQEAVIEDILEGLFRDLEANADSTAVIQGGPGTGKTIVAIYLLKLIADIRARNDVDTGESDTPFSEFFTEGYPQVLAGARIGLVVPQQSLRASIKKVFKRTPGLSVDMVLTPYEVAKSPTPFDLLIVDETHRLTQYAAQAMGTLTKEYREISKRLARPGEDWEDLTQIDWIVRSSRHQIFLLDEGQSVRPADVPHAALEALRANARDSERRYRLRSQMRVAAGDDYLAFVRGLLSDKEPDAVAGFSGYDLRFFDRADAMYQAIREREAKHGLARLVAGYGWKWNSKGASEDEFVWDIEVDGLRLCWNRTAADWINSPTSIREVGSIHTVQGYDLNYAGVIIGPELYLDRVAGRICLNRDSYFDTKGKAANNLRGITYSDEDVLAMVKNAYNVLLTRGMRGTYVYVVDPALRAHLRRFFPRTVEG, encoded by the coding sequence ATGGCTACGCCGGGTGCGCTCCCAGAGTCAAGACTTCCGCAAGCGAGGATCGAACGCCACCCCTTTACACCGCAAGCCCTAGCCGCCTGGCAAGACGCCACCAACCGCCACCGCAACTGGCCCGTCGTCTACACCTTGACCAACACCCGCGAGGTCTACGTGGGCGAGACCGTCAACGCGGCGGCCCGCATGCGCCAGCACCTGGACGCCAAAGAGAAGCAGCACCTCGAGGAGGTGCGCATCATCCTCGACGACACCTTCAACAAGTCCGCCTGCCTGGATCTCGAGTCATTCCTCATCCGCATGTTCTCAGGCGACGGCCAACTCACCGTGCTCAACCGCAACGACGGCGTCACCGACGCCAACTACTTCCAGCGCGAGACCTACCGCGAGCAGTTCGAGCAGATCTTCGAGCAACTCCGCACCCAGGGCCTCTTCGCCAAGCGCATCCCGGAAATCGTCAACAGCGACCTCTTCAAGCTCTCTCCCTTCAAAGCGCTCAACGCCGACCAAGAGGCGGTCATCGAGGACATCCTTGAGGGCCTCTTCCGCGACCTCGAGGCCAACGCCGACTCCACCGCCGTGATCCAAGGCGGCCCCGGCACGGGTAAGACCATCGTCGCGATTTACCTGCTCAAACTCATTGCCGACATCCGTGCCCGTAACGACGTGGACACCGGCGAATCGGACACGCCCTTCAGCGAGTTCTTCACCGAGGGCTACCCACAAGTGCTCGCGGGCGCCCGCATCGGCCTCGTGGTCCCGCAGCAGTCGCTGCGCGCGTCCATCAAGAAGGTCTTCAAGCGCACGCCCGGTCTCAGCGTCGACATGGTCCTCACACCCTACGAGGTCGCCAAGTCCCCCACCCCGTTCGACCTCCTCATCGTCGACGAAACCCACCGCCTCACGCAGTACGCCGCCCAGGCGATGGGCACCCTCACCAAGGAGTACCGCGAGATCAGCAAGCGCCTCGCACGTCCCGGCGAGGACTGGGAGGACCTCACGCAGATCGACTGGATCGTTCGCTCCAGCCGCCACCAGATATTCCTGCTCGACGAGGGTCAAAGCGTCCGTCCCGCCGACGTCCCGCACGCCGCCCTGGAAGCCCTCCGCGCAAACGCGCGCGACTCTGAGCGCCGGTACCGCCTGCGGTCGCAGATGCGGGTGGCGGCCGGGGATGACTACCTCGCGTTCGTGCGTGGCCTTCTCAGCGACAAGGAGCCCGACGCTGTGGCTGGCTTCAGCGGCTACGACTTGCGTTTCTTTGACAGGGCCGACGCTATGTACCAGGCGATTCGCGAGCGCGAGGCCAAGCACGGGCTGGCCCGGCTCGTGGCCGGATACGGATGGAAGTGGAACTCAAAGGGTGCCTCCGAGGACGAATTCGTGTGGGACATCGAAGTCGACGGACTGAGGCTGTGTTGGAACCGGACGGCGGCCGATTGGATCAACTCCCCCACGTCTATCCGTGAAGTCGGCTCGATCCACACCGTCCAGGGCTACGACCTCAACTACGCCGGGGTGATCATCGGCCCGGAGCTCTATCTGGACCGCGTAGCGGGTCGCATCTGTCTCAACCGCGACAGCTACTTCGACACAAAGGGCAAGGCGGCAAACAACCTGCGCGGCATCACCTACTCGGATGAGGATGTGCTCGCGATGGTCAAGAACGCCTACAACGTGCTCCTCACGCGTGGAATGCGCGGCACCTATGTCTACGTCGTAGATCCTGCGCTGCGGGCGCATTTGCGTCGCTTCTTCCCGCGCACAGTGGAAGGCTGA